Proteins encoded within one genomic window of Flavobacterium gilvum:
- the hisA gene encoding 1-(5-phosphoribosyl)-5-[(5-phosphoribosylamino)methylideneamino]imidazole-4-carboxamide isomerase yields MRIIPAIDIIEGKCVRLSKGDYNTKIIYNKNPLEVAKSFEAHGIEYLHLVDLDGAKSSKIVNYKILEQIATQTKLKIDFGGGLKADSDLKIAFESGANQITGGSIAVKNRDIFEKWIAEYGSDKIILGADANNEKVAVSGWLEDSNEDLVPFIQDYQNKGIQYVICTDIAKDGMLEGPSFDLYAKILTEAEEIKLIASGGISTFDELPKLAELGCEGTIIGKAIYEGRISLKQLEGFIIR; encoded by the coding sequence ATGAGAATAATACCCGCAATAGACATTATAGAAGGAAAATGTGTTCGTTTATCTAAAGGCGATTACAATACCAAAATCATATACAATAAAAATCCGCTTGAAGTGGCCAAATCATTCGAAGCACACGGAATTGAGTATTTGCATTTGGTTGATTTGGATGGCGCAAAATCGAGCAAAATTGTCAATTATAAAATATTGGAACAAATCGCCACACAAACCAAATTGAAAATTGATTTTGGTGGTGGTTTAAAAGCGGATTCCGACTTAAAAATTGCTTTTGAATCTGGTGCAAACCAAATCACAGGTGGAAGTATTGCCGTAAAAAACCGAGACATTTTTGAAAAATGGATTGCAGAATATGGTTCTGATAAAATTATTTTGGGTGCCGATGCCAACAATGAAAAAGTTGCTGTTTCGGGTTGGTTAGAAGACTCAAATGAAGATTTGGTTCCGTTTATTCAAGATTATCAAAATAAAGGTATTCAGTATGTAATTTGTACGGATATTGCCAAAGACGGAATGCTTGAAGGACCAAGTTTTGATTTGTATGCGAAGATTTTGACCGAAGCCGAAGAAATAAAATTAATAGCCTCTGGCGGAATTTCAACATTTGATGAATTACCTAAATTAGCTGAATTGGGTTGTGAAGGAACAATCATCGGAAAGGCCATTTACGAAGGCAGAATTTCGTTGAAACAATTAGAAGGATTTATAATTAGATAA
- a CDS encoding DEAD/DEAH box helicase gives MHQESLEIETEVRKELYAYQQGDIDAIFERIDNASAQHHLLYQLPTGGGKTVIFSEIVRRYLSKHDKKVVVLTHRIELCKQTSKMLKGFDVKNKIINSKVKELPDQNDYSCFVAMVETLKNRINDEKLHLDNIGLVIIDEAHYNSFRKLLKSFKNAFILGVTATPLSSNIKLPMHQSYDELIVGDTIASLIDNGFLARAITYSYDVGLTSLKVGINGDYTVKSSDDLYTNMAMQEKLLHAYTEKSLGKKTLIFNNGINTSLYVYETFREAGYGIRHLDNTSSNEERKEILHWFKHTPDAILTSVGILTTGFDEPTVETIILNRATKSLTLYFQMIGRGSRKLPGKDEFAVIDLGNNAARFGLWSDPVNWQHIFKSPEFYLENLRDDSEIEMHFKYTMPAELRAKFSKTADVTFDVDEEHKLAIKQNLRSKVVLDKSIDQHAAMCVDNTEELQEAKALSKELEADIEDRVKRFSKCLSQCSKNYREWLLDDYKLKLTLLIGKKYREKIMNEAD, from the coding sequence ATGCATCAAGAAAGTTTAGAAATTGAAACCGAAGTCAGGAAAGAACTTTACGCCTATCAACAAGGAGATATTGACGCCATTTTTGAGCGTATTGACAATGCTTCAGCACAACATCATTTATTGTACCAATTGCCTACTGGAGGGGGAAAAACAGTAATTTTTTCCGAAATTGTTCGTCGCTATTTGTCAAAACACGACAAAAAAGTAGTGGTGCTTACACATCGTATCGAGTTGTGCAAACAAACTTCGAAAATGCTAAAAGGGTTTGATGTAAAAAACAAAATCATCAACAGCAAGGTAAAAGAACTCCCAGACCAAAACGATTATTCGTGCTTTGTGGCCATGGTTGAGACTTTGAAAAACCGTATCAATGACGAAAAACTGCATTTGGACAATATCGGTTTGGTAATCATCGATGAAGCGCATTACAATTCATTTCGAAAATTATTAAAATCATTCAAAAATGCCTTTATACTTGGGGTAACGGCAACTCCTTTGAGTTCAAACATAAAATTGCCAATGCACCAAAGCTATGATGAGCTAATCGTGGGTGACACTATTGCCTCATTGATAGACAACGGTTTCTTGGCTAGAGCAATTACCTATAGTTATGATGTTGGACTGACTTCTCTAAAAGTTGGTATCAACGGAGATTACACCGTAAAATCTTCAGACGATTTATATACAAATATGGCCATGCAGGAAAAATTATTGCATGCCTACACCGAAAAATCATTGGGCAAAAAAACCTTGATTTTTAATAACGGAATCAACACATCGCTGTATGTCTACGAAACGTTCAGGGAAGCCGGCTACGGTATTCGCCACTTAGACAACACCAGCAGCAACGAAGAACGCAAAGAAATCTTGCATTGGTTCAAGCACACACCAGATGCTATCTTGACCTCCGTTGGAATCCTAACAACCGGTTTTGATGAACCAACAGTAGAAACCATTATTTTGAACAGGGCAACAAAATCCCTGACATTATATTTCCAAATGATTGGTCGTGGTTCCAGAAAATTGCCTGGAAAAGATGAATTTGCGGTTATCGATTTAGGAAACAATGCCGCTCGTTTTGGATTGTGGAGCGATCCCGTAAACTGGCAGCACATCTTCAAATCACCCGAGTTTTATCTGGAAAACCTGCGTGATGACAGCGAAATAGAAATGCATTTCAAATACACAATGCCAGCAGAATTGCGTGCCAAATTCAGCAAAACTGCCGATGTTACTTTTGATGTCGATGAAGAACACAAACTGGCTATTAAGCAAAACTTAAGATCCAAAGTTGTTTTGGATAAATCCATCGATCAACATGCTGCCATGTGTGTGGACAATACCGAAGAATTGCAGGAAGCCAAAGCCCTTTCAAAAGAACTGGAAGCCGATATCGAAGACCGCGTAAAACGTTTTTCAAAATGCCTAAGCCAATGCAGTAAAAACTACAGGGAATGGCTATTGGACGATTATAAACTAAAATTGACTTTATTAATCGGAAAAAAATATCGGGAAAAAATAATGAACGAAGCCGATTAA
- the hisIE gene encoding bifunctional phosphoribosyl-AMP cyclohydrolase/phosphoribosyl-ATP diphosphatase HisIE: MNIDIKSAHGLIPTIIQDSETKNVLMLGYMNEESLQKTLETKKVTFFSRSKQRLWTKGEESGNFLHLVSIKNDCDGDTLLIQAKPEGPTCHTGADTCWQEPNIQEFGFISNLEKTIKTRRENADSEKSYVASLFEKGINKIAQKVGEEAVEVVIEAKDNNDHLFLDESADLLFHYLILLQAKGFQLNDVVNVLKARQK, from the coding sequence ATGAACATAGATATCAAAAGTGCACACGGATTAATTCCCACAATTATTCAGGATTCAGAGACCAAAAATGTCCTGATGTTGGGATATATGAATGAAGAATCGCTTCAAAAAACTTTAGAAACAAAAAAAGTGACTTTCTTCAGTCGTTCCAAACAAAGACTTTGGACAAAAGGCGAGGAGAGTGGTAACTTTTTACATTTGGTTTCTATCAAAAACGACTGCGACGGAGATACACTTTTAATTCAGGCAAAACCAGAAGGGCCTACTTGTCATACAGGCGCAGATACTTGTTGGCAAGAACCTAATATTCAGGAATTTGGTTTTATTTCAAACTTAGAAAAAACGATCAAAACCCGTAGAGAAAACGCCGATTCTGAGAAGAGTTATGTAGCTTCTTTATTTGAAAAAGGAATCAATAAAATTGCTCAAAAAGTAGGAGAAGAAGCGGTAGAAGTGGTAATTGAAGCCAAAGATAACAACGACCATTTATTCCTTGACGAAAGTGCCGATTTGCTTTTTCATTACCTCATTTTATTGCAGGCAAAAGGATTTCAATTGAATGATGTTGTGAATGTTTTGAAAGCGAGACAGAAATAA
- a CDS encoding NAD(P)/FAD-dependent oxidoreductase, producing MHIVIIGGGFAGINLAKDLANQKGIEVTLVDKNNYNFFPPLIYQVATAFLEPSSISYPFRKFFAGKKNLKFRLGELLKVIPTENKIILNNGELHYDYLVFATGAETSYFGMENVKKKAIPMKTLNDAIEMRNALLKNLEKAAICKDIHERRKYLTIVVVGGGPTGVEVSGMFAEMRKNILLKEYPELQTSASNIYLIDGGDALLSPMSEDSQKDTLKAVTQLGVIVKLHTRVVDFKDDTVFLGDGKTIQTKNLIWAAGVSAKEFEGIPAESYGRGKRMATNEFNKVNATENIYAIGDTSIQLNDSNFPGGHPQVAQVAIQQGVNLAENFKRMVQNKPLKPFKYKNKGSMAIIGKNKAVVDLPTPKMHFRGFMAWMIWLFVHLMSLITYRNRINTFYHWMIAYFSKDQSLRMIIRPEKRTKGDL from the coding sequence ATGCATATCGTAATCATAGGCGGAGGTTTTGCCGGAATTAATTTAGCCAAAGATCTCGCCAACCAAAAAGGAATTGAAGTAACTCTTGTAGATAAAAACAATTACAATTTCTTTCCACCGCTTATTTATCAGGTCGCCACTGCTTTTTTGGAACCCTCAAGTATTAGTTACCCTTTTCGGAAGTTTTTTGCCGGAAAAAAAAATCTGAAGTTTCGTTTGGGCGAATTACTAAAAGTAATCCCAACCGAAAATAAAATCATACTCAACAACGGCGAATTACATTACGACTACTTAGTTTTTGCTACGGGTGCCGAAACGAGTTATTTTGGAATGGAAAATGTCAAGAAAAAGGCCATTCCGATGAAAACGCTCAACGATGCTATCGAAATGCGCAATGCCTTATTGAAAAATCTTGAAAAAGCAGCCATTTGCAAAGATATTCATGAACGAAGAAAATATTTAACCATCGTAGTCGTTGGTGGCGGGCCCACGGGAGTAGAAGTTTCCGGAATGTTTGCCGAAATGAGAAAAAATATTCTGCTCAAAGAATATCCTGAATTACAGACCTCCGCCAGCAATATTTATTTGATCGATGGAGGAGATGCCTTATTGTCACCTATGAGCGAGGATTCTCAAAAAGATACACTGAAAGCGGTAACACAACTTGGAGTAATCGTAAAACTACACACCCGAGTGGTCGATTTCAAAGACGATACTGTTTTTTTAGGTGACGGAAAAACCATTCAAACCAAAAATTTGATTTGGGCTGCAGGTGTTTCGGCGAAAGAATTTGAAGGAATTCCGGCAGAAAGTTATGGTCGTGGCAAACGAATGGCAACTAATGAATTCAACAAAGTAAACGCTACCGAAAACATCTACGCAATTGGTGATACAAGCATCCAACTCAACGATTCCAATTTCCCGGGTGGTCATCCGCAAGTCGCTCAGGTTGCCATTCAGCAAGGAGTGAATCTGGCAGAAAATTTCAAACGAATGGTTCAAAACAAACCATTGAAACCCTTCAAATACAAAAACAAAGGATCAATGGCCATCATTGGAAAAAACAAAGCCGTTGTCGATTTACCAACCCCAAAAATGCATTTCAGAGGCTTTATGGCTTGGATGATTTGGTTATTCGTTCACCTAATGTCATTGATAACCTACCGCAACCGAATCAATACTTTTTACCATTGGATGATTGCCTATTTCTCCAAAGATCAATCGTTACGCATGATTATAAGACCGGAGAAAAGAACGAAAGGGGATTTGTAA
- a CDS encoding mechanosensitive ion channel family protein translates to MDKLIHTIFSFLYPIFRDWGMSRSLSTYVSLFFNTILLCFLVYVLYTVSRFILVTIMALVAQRTKTKFDDLLVSNKTAKYISYLVPLFFVYKAVPVILDKFEYWESLFGKTVATYIVLLILWIIRTVFNSLRDYLKLIPRYSDKPIDSFIQVIMIVLWMFGITVIISKLFDIDKTELLTILGAVSAVIILVFRDTILGFVASVQVAINDMVRIGDWITMDRYGADGDVIEINLATVKVRNFDNTTTTIPTYSLSSDSFQNWRGMLNSDGRRIKRHIIIKADSIRFLKDDELADLKKIELISAYIDTRKTEIDNYNRSHKIDKSLPINGRNLTNLGLFRKYIIQYLHQYPGLNRDMTMVCRQLQSTPYGVPLEIYTFSKDKRFENYEYIMADIFDHIIASVPYFDLEIFAMPSENVVKG, encoded by the coding sequence ATGGACAAACTCATTCATACTATTTTTAGCTTTCTCTATCCTATTTTTAGGGATTGGGGAATGAGCAGATCGTTATCGACTTATGTGAGTTTGTTTTTCAATACCATTTTGCTCTGCTTTTTGGTTTATGTGCTTTACACAGTTTCCCGATTTATTCTGGTAACAATCATGGCTCTTGTTGCCCAACGGACAAAAACTAAATTTGATGATTTGCTGGTGAGTAATAAAACCGCAAAGTATATCTCTTATCTGGTTCCGTTGTTTTTTGTATATAAGGCGGTTCCTGTAATTTTGGATAAGTTCGAATATTGGGAAAGCCTTTTTGGAAAAACTGTTGCGACTTATATTGTTTTGCTCATTTTATGGATTATCAGAACCGTTTTTAATTCGCTTCGCGATTATTTAAAATTGATTCCGAGGTATAGTGACAAACCTATCGATAGTTTCATACAGGTTATCATGATTGTCCTATGGATGTTTGGGATTACGGTGATTATTTCAAAGCTGTTTGATATTGACAAAACAGAATTATTGACTATTTTGGGAGCTGTTTCGGCAGTGATCATCTTAGTTTTTAGGGATACTATTTTGGGTTTTGTGGCGAGTGTACAGGTTGCGATTAACGATATGGTACGTATTGGCGACTGGATTACTATGGATCGTTACGGTGCCGATGGTGATGTTATCGAAATTAATTTGGCTACGGTAAAAGTTCGGAATTTTGATAATACGACCACTACGATTCCAACCTATAGTTTAAGTTCTGATTCTTTTCAGAACTGGAGAGGAATGCTTAATTCTGATGGAAGACGAATAAAACGTCATATTATCATTAAAGCGGATAGTATCCGGTTTTTGAAAGATGATGAACTCGCTGATTTGAAGAAGATTGAACTTATAAGCGCCTATATCGATACAAGAAAAACTGAAATTGATAATTATAACCGCAGTCATAAAATCGATAAAAGCCTGCCAATAAACGGTAGAAATTTAACTAATTTGGGTTTGTTTCGAAAATACATTATCCAATACCTTCATCAATATCCTGGGCTGAACAGAGACATGACGATGGTTTGCAGGCAACTACAGTCCACACCTTATGGTGTTCCTCTTGAAATTTATACTTTTTCAAAAGACAAACGTTTTGAGAATTACGAGTACATTATGGCCGATATTTTTGACCATATTATTGCTTCTGTCCCATATTTTGATTTGGAAATTTTTGCAATGCCTTCGGAAAATGTAGTGAAGGGTTAG
- a CDS encoding DEAD/DEAH box helicase — MSKQFSDLGVSKEILKAITEMGIVTPTEIQQKTIPLLLSNNTDIVGLAKTGTGKTAAFGLPLLQLTDTKIDAVQAVILVPTRELGQQIFNNLESFAKYLPEVSIASVCGGTPIKPQIDRLKSPAHIVVATPGRLIDLLQRKAISLKETKFLVLDEADEMVAILKEALDEIITELPKIYRTFLFSATLPGTIKQLVQNYLNKNAVQVSASMETVGNQGIDHNYIVVEPIEKLDVLMHFLNTKEGERGIIFCKTKAAVNKLAKNLAINRFSSGALHGSLTQGIRDRIMEQFREGHINILVATDLAARGIDVKEISYVVNYHLPDVYEVYVHRSGRTARAGANGLSLTVLQPEEEVEIADFERELGIQFTKYKKPSALSIEENNMLLWAKQIFKTKPNHELDSELKTKIKTVFHHLTKDELIEKLMANYLLQNKTEITEKAVKKFKK; from the coding sequence ATGTCAAAACAATTCTCAGATTTAGGAGTTTCAAAAGAAATACTCAAAGCGATTACCGAAATGGGAATTGTAACTCCAACCGAAATTCAGCAAAAAACAATTCCATTATTGTTATCAAACAACACCGATATTGTTGGACTTGCCAAAACTGGAACTGGAAAGACCGCTGCTTTTGGATTACCATTATTACAATTAACAGACACTAAAATTGACGCTGTGCAAGCCGTAATTTTGGTGCCTACAAGAGAATTGGGACAACAAATTTTTAATAATCTGGAAAGTTTTGCCAAATATCTTCCCGAAGTTTCGATTGCTTCAGTTTGCGGCGGAACCCCAATTAAACCACAAATCGATCGATTAAAATCCCCCGCGCATATTGTTGTTGCAACACCGGGGCGTTTAATCGATTTATTACAACGTAAAGCTATCAGCCTAAAAGAAACCAAATTCCTCGTGCTCGACGAAGCCGATGAAATGGTGGCTATCCTAAAAGAAGCTTTAGATGAAATCATAACCGAATTGCCCAAAATATACAGAACCTTTTTGTTTTCGGCTACTTTGCCCGGAACGATTAAACAATTGGTTCAAAATTACTTGAACAAAAATGCTGTTCAAGTAAGCGCAAGCATGGAAACAGTAGGAAATCAAGGTATTGATCACAATTATATCGTGGTCGAACCGATAGAAAAACTGGATGTTTTGATGCATTTCTTGAATACTAAAGAAGGTGAACGCGGAATTATCTTTTGCAAAACAAAAGCCGCCGTAAATAAACTGGCAAAAAATCTCGCGATTAACCGATTTTCGTCTGGAGCTTTACACGGAAGCTTGACACAAGGAATTCGTGACCGAATTATGGAGCAATTTCGTGAAGGACATATTAATATTTTGGTCGCAACCGATTTGGCGGCGAGGGGAATTGATGTAAAAGAAATTTCTTACGTTGTGAATTATCATCTACCAGATGTTTATGAAGTTTATGTACATCGTAGCGGAAGAACCGCAAGGGCAGGGGCAAATGGACTTTCATTAACCGTTTTACAACCCGAGGAAGAAGTTGAAATTGCTGATTTTGAACGAGAATTAGGAATTCAATTTACCAAATACAAAAAACCATCAGCCCTGAGTATTGAGGAAAACAATATGCTTTTATGGGCAAAACAAATCTTTAAAACAAAACCCAATCACGAATTGGATTCCGAATTAAAAACAAAAATTAAAACCGTTTTTCATCATCTCACAAAAGACGAATTGATTGAAAAATTAATGGCCAATTATTTGTTGCAAAACAAAACTGAAATTACCGAAAAGGCTGTAAAAAAATTCAAGAAGTAA
- a CDS encoding acyl-CoA thioesterase — protein MRFHTRKWVKPEDLNPNGSLFGGKLLAWLDEELALYSIVQLENPRIVTKHMSEINFRSSARQGDIVEIGIDVVKFGHTSLTLKCEARNMMTRETIITIDETVMVNLGENGKPKAHGKTEIEFVKDRLG, from the coding sequence ATGCGATTTCATACCAGAAAATGGGTAAAACCCGAAGACTTAAATCCAAATGGGTCATTGTTTGGAGGTAAATTATTAGCTTGGCTAGACGAAGAATTGGCCCTGTATTCCATTGTACAATTAGAAAACCCAAGGATTGTAACCAAACATATGTCGGAAATCAATTTCAGAAGTTCAGCCAGACAAGGTGATATCGTTGAAATAGGAATCGATGTTGTCAAATTTGGACATACTTCATTGACCTTAAAATGCGAAGCGCGAAATATGATGACCCGCGAAACAATTATCACAATTGACGAAACTGTCATGGTAAATTTGGGAGAAAACGGAAAACCAAAAGCCCATGGAAAAACCGAAATTGAGTTTGTGAAAGATAGGTTGGGGTGA
- a CDS encoding DUF3817 domain-containing protein: MLKIFKITAILEGISFLVLMINMLVIKTNNPELYHTIVRPFGIGHGVLFIGYVLLAIFLKNAQNWNFKVFGIILGASLVPFGTFYIEKKYLKEAV, encoded by the coding sequence ATGCTTAAAATTTTTAAAATTACTGCCATTTTGGAGGGGATCTCTTTTTTGGTTTTAATGATTAATATGTTGGTTATAAAAACGAATAACCCAGAACTTTATCATACAATAGTACGTCCGTTTGGAATTGGACATGGTGTATTATTTATTGGATATGTTTTATTGGCTATTTTTCTGAAGAATGCTCAAAATTGGAATTTTAAAGTTTTTGGAATTATTTTGGGAGCTTCTTTGGTGCCGTTCGGAACTTTTTATATAGAAAAAAAATATTTGAAAGAAGCGGTTTAA
- a CDS encoding DUF6155 family protein has protein sequence MSKRDLKKYLNELTKEQLEEQVLELYEKFSPVKVYYNFVFNPKEETLLQECKLKISQEYFPVQTKGKRKKPKMRRSVAQKYIKHFILLGVDPFVISDVMLYNIEIAQTFSSENLVKQELFYKSMFNSFEQAMNFIISNGIISEFKNRLLNIYKEASDQKWMNISDFSATIELLED, from the coding sequence ATGAGCAAGCGTGATTTAAAAAAATATTTGAACGAACTCACAAAAGAACAATTAGAAGAACAGGTTCTTGAATTGTATGAAAAATTCAGTCCGGTAAAAGTCTATTATAATTTTGTATTCAACCCAAAAGAGGAAACCTTATTACAGGAATGTAAACTCAAAATTTCACAAGAATATTTTCCAGTACAAACCAAAGGCAAGCGAAAAAAACCAAAAATGAGACGATCGGTTGCCCAAAAATACATCAAGCATTTTATTCTTTTGGGTGTAGATCCGTTCGTAATTTCCGATGTGATGCTGTATAATATCGAAATAGCCCAGACTTTTTCGTCCGAGAATCTCGTAAAACAGGAATTATTCTATAAAAGTATGTTTAATTCTTTTGAACAAGCTATGAATTTCATCATTTCAAACGGAATTATAAGCGAATTCAAAAATCGATTACTTAACATTTATAAAGAAGCTTCTGACCAAAAATGGATGAATATCAGTGATTTCAGTGCAACTATTGAGCTTTTGGAAGACTAA
- the hisF gene encoding imidazole glycerol phosphate synthase subunit HisF, giving the protein MLTKRIIPCLDIKNGRTVKGVNFVDLRDAGDPVELAKIYSDEGADELVFLDISATEERRRTLVDLVRKVAATINIPFTVGGGISAVSDVEVLLQNGADKVSINSSAVKNPQLINDLAQKFGSQCVVVAIDAKQIDGEWIVHLVGGKVPTDIKLFDWAKEVEERGAGEILFTSMDHDGTKNGFANEALAKLSQIVNIPIIASGGAGNIQHFTDTFIDGKADAALAASVFHFKEIEIKTLKKELKNNNIEVRI; this is encoded by the coding sequence ATGTTAACAAAAAGAATAATCCCCTGTTTGGATATCAAAAACGGAAGAACGGTAAAAGGCGTTAATTTTGTAGATTTGCGTGATGCCGGCGATCCTGTGGAATTGGCCAAAATCTATTCGGATGAAGGAGCTGACGAATTGGTTTTTCTAGACATTTCGGCAACTGAGGAAAGAAGACGAACATTAGTCGATTTGGTTCGAAAAGTAGCCGCAACGATTAATATTCCGTTTACGGTAGGTGGCGGAATTTCTGCTGTGAGCGATGTCGAAGTGTTATTGCAAAATGGCGCCGACAAAGTTTCCATCAATTCATCGGCGGTAAAAAATCCGCAGTTGATTAATGATTTGGCACAAAAATTTGGAAGTCAATGCGTGGTAGTCGCAATCGATGCCAAACAAATAGACGGCGAATGGATTGTGCATTTGGTAGGTGGAAAAGTACCAACCGATATCAAATTGTTTGATTGGGCAAAAGAAGTCGAAGAAAGAGGCGCAGGAGAAATCCTTTTTACCTCGATGGATCACGACGGAACCAAAAATGGTTTTGCTAATGAAGCTTTGGCAAAATTATCCCAAATTGTCAATATTCCGATAATTGCTTCGGGAGGTGCCGGAAACATTCAGCATTTTACTGATACTTTTATTGATGGAAAAGCGGATGCCGCATTGGCAGCAAGTGTTTTTCATTTTAAGGAAATCGAAATTAAAACATTAAAAAAAGAATTAAAAAATAACAACATAGAAGTAAGAATATAG
- a CDS encoding M1 family metallopeptidase: MKKQLNLLLFSFLTFNGIQAQGLLNKSDAHFTRQDSLRGSITKERSWWDLKQYDLSIKVNPADSTITGSNTIQYKVLQPYKTMQIDLQKPMEIIKVTQDGVALKFNREGNVFYITLDSEQKTGTTKEIKIFYHGKPKIAVRPPWDGGITWKKDKNGNDFIASSCQGLGASVWWPNKDHMYDEVDGMKISVNVPRKLIDVSNGRLQNVKELKDGTKTYTWAVKNPINNYGVNINIGDYVTFSEKYKGEKGDLDCKYYVLKDNLAKAKEQFKQVPKMLKAFEHWFGPYPFYEDSYKLVETPYLGMEHQSCVTYGNGYQNGYLGRDLSGTGWGLKFDFIIIHESGHEWFANNITYKDIADMWIHESFTCYSESLFLEYYYGKEAGLEYVRGIRKNIQNDKPIIGYYDVNNEGSGDMYYKGANMLNTLRQLVNDDEKWRNILRGLNSTFYHQTVTTKQIEDYLSQQVGMDLNPFFNQYLRDIRIPILEYTILDNTLKYRWTNTVSGFEMPIKVALNGKVTTLKPKADWTEFTNDSKIEKVEVNKDFYVISKKI, translated from the coding sequence ATGAAAAAACAGCTCAATCTTTTATTGTTTTCATTCCTAACTTTCAATGGAATTCAGGCACAAGGACTTCTGAATAAATCGGATGCTCATTTTACAAGACAAGATTCTCTAAGAGGAAGTATAACCAAAGAGCGTTCTTGGTGGGATCTAAAACAATATGACCTTAGCATAAAAGTTAATCCTGCAGACAGCACCATTACCGGATCAAACACTATTCAATATAAAGTCTTGCAACCCTATAAAACAATGCAGATAGACTTGCAAAAACCGATGGAAATAATCAAGGTTACACAAGATGGAGTTGCATTGAAATTCAATAGGGAAGGCAATGTTTTTTATATAACATTGGATTCTGAACAGAAAACAGGCACAACAAAAGAGATTAAAATATTTTATCACGGTAAACCAAAAATTGCAGTAAGACCACCATGGGACGGAGGAATTACCTGGAAAAAAGACAAAAACGGAAATGATTTCATAGCTTCATCTTGCCAAGGTTTGGGGGCAAGTGTTTGGTGGCCCAACAAAGACCATATGTATGATGAAGTTGACGGAATGAAAATCAGCGTGAATGTTCCTAGAAAATTAATTGATGTTTCCAATGGTCGTCTTCAAAATGTAAAAGAGCTGAAAGACGGAACCAAAACCTATACCTGGGCAGTAAAAAATCCAATCAACAATTATGGCGTGAATATCAACATTGGTGATTACGTTACCTTTTCGGAGAAATACAAAGGCGAAAAAGGCGATTTGGATTGCAAGTATTATGTTTTGAAAGACAATTTGGCAAAAGCCAAAGAACAATTCAAACAGGTTCCAAAAATGTTAAAAGCGTTCGAACATTGGTTTGGACCTTATCCTTTTTATGAAGACAGTTATAAATTAGTCGAAACTCCTTATTTGGGTATGGAACACCAAAGTTGCGTAACCTATGGAAACGGTTATCAAAACGGTTACCTCGGTCGCGATTTGAGCGGAACAGGATGGGGACTGAAATTTGACTTTATTATCATACATGAGTCTGGACACGAATGGTTTGCCAACAATATTACCTACAAAGACATTGCCGACATGTGGATTCACGAAAGTTTTACTTGTTATTCTGAAAGCTTATTTTTAGAATATTATTATGGAAAAGAAGCTGGTCTTGAATATGTTCGCGGAATTCGAAAAAACATTCAGAATGACAAACCTATCATTGGCTATTATGATGTAAACAATGAAGGCTCTGGCGATATGTATTACAAAGGCGCAAACATGCTCAACACATTGCGACAATTGGTTAACGACGATGAAAAATGGAGGAATATCCTGCGCGGACTAAACAGCACTTTTTATCATCAAACGGTAACGACGAAACAAATTGAAGATTATTTGAGTCAACAAGTTGGTATGGATTTGAATCCGTTTTTTAATCAATATTTAAGGGACATTCGAATTCCGATATTAGAATACACAATTCTAGACAACACTTTGAAATACCGTTGGACAAATACCGTTTCTGGTTTTGAGATGCCTATAAAAGTTGCGCTAAACGGAAAAGTAACTACCTTGAAACCAAAAGCGGATTGGACTGAGTTTACCAACGACTCAAAAATTGAAAAAGTTGAAGTGAACAAGGATTTTTATGTTATAAGCAAGAAAATTTAA